One segment of Methylotenera versatilis 79 DNA contains the following:
- the thiL gene encoding thiamine-phosphate kinase encodes MSSEFNLIAQYFTKPTPQADLGVGDDAALISISSGMQLAISADMLVAGTHFFEDCDPYRLGWKSLAVNISDMAAMGAQPKWATLAIALPSIDEAWLKPFSQGFFACADQFGVDLIGGDTTRGPLNISVQIMGEVPTGKAIKRSGTKIGDDIWVSGNLGSAALGLAHLQNKTHVLGNALPVCLNALHMPTPRLALGIALRDIAHSCIDISDGLLADLGHILQSSKPSNSTFGAQIDLAQIPCIAYLKQDLQNAQTQQAILAGGDDYELCFTAPKSKRAAIQMLSNQLGLPLSLIGETQENSGIKVMYNDKQLTLSNKGFDHFD; translated from the coding sequence ATGTCTTCCGAATTTAATTTAATCGCACAATACTTCACCAAACCTACACCGCAAGCGGATTTAGGTGTGGGCGACGATGCCGCTTTAATTTCTATTTCAAGCGGTATGCAGCTTGCTATTTCAGCCGATATGCTGGTAGCAGGCACTCACTTTTTTGAGGATTGCGACCCGTACCGATTGGGCTGGAAATCACTCGCTGTGAATATATCCGATATGGCGGCGATGGGTGCGCAACCAAAATGGGCGACTTTGGCGATTGCATTGCCCAGCATTGACGAGGCATGGTTAAAACCGTTCAGCCAAGGTTTTTTTGCTTGCGCGGATCAATTTGGTGTCGATTTAATTGGCGGCGATACCACACGCGGACCACTCAATATCAGCGTGCAAATCATGGGCGAAGTGCCCACTGGCAAAGCCATTAAGCGCAGTGGCACAAAGATTGGTGACGATATTTGGGTAAGCGGAAATCTTGGCAGCGCGGCGTTGGGTTTGGCGCATTTGCAAAATAAAACCCATGTTTTAGGCAATGCGCTACCAGTTTGTTTAAACGCACTACACATGCCTACGCCACGATTAGCACTGGGTATAGCTTTGCGCGATATTGCCCATAGTTGTATTGATATTTCAGATGGATTGCTGGCGGATTTGGGTCATATTTTGCAATCATCGAAACCCAGCAACTCCACATTTGGCGCACAGATTGATTTAGCGCAAATTCCCTGCATCGCTTATCTAAAGCAAGATTTACAAAACGCACAAACGCAGCAGGCTATTTTAGCGGGTGGTGATGATTATGAGCTTTGTTTTACTGCTCCAAAATCCAAACGCGCGGCCATTCAAATGCTCAGTAATCAGCTTGGCTTGCCGTTAAGCTTAATTGGTGAAACTCAAGAAAATTCAGGTATTAAAGTGATGTATAACGATAAACAATTAACGCTTTCAAACAAAGGGTTTGACCATTTTGACTAA
- a CDS encoding PDZ domain-containing protein, translated as MLPVRHQTSIKKTNYQPMQVNSARAKSPKQDALVKKGISPKLMLGSLLTLGIFLLATQLYAAETANPTDISPAENWYAKSYKAQNSGNLASLQANPDTKMYVSNHKEEDDISMLENGYDLMGSSGFTAGDVPAEQALAYAKALKADTVLVYSKYGTEKTPANKIALIKEAAKAGKALTEKDLEKEQTNYNYYASYWAKLPKPLLGVHVIKLSKKELPEDEKAIEEEGLKVIAVIKNSAAAKANLKRGDVLIKLGDTVLEKPEQLSTAARKYQGQTVAMVYERAGQPNTVEVAINQR; from the coding sequence ATGCTGCCTGTTCGTCATCAAACATCAATCAAAAAAACCAATTATCAGCCTATGCAGGTTAATAGTGCGCGAGCGAAAAGTCCCAAACAAGATGCTCTAGTTAAAAAAGGTATTTCGCCAAAATTAATGTTGGGCAGTTTGTTAACGTTGGGTATATTTTTATTGGCAACACAGTTGTACGCGGCTGAAACGGCTAATCCTACTGATATTAGCCCTGCCGAAAACTGGTATGCAAAAAGCTATAAAGCACAAAATAGCGGCAATTTAGCTTCTTTACAGGCTAATCCAGATACCAAAATGTATGTGAGTAATCATAAGGAAGAAGATGATATCAGCATGCTTGAAAATGGTTATGACTTGATGGGTTCATCAGGGTTTACTGCGGGCGATGTGCCAGCTGAACAAGCATTGGCTTATGCGAAAGCGCTAAAAGCAGATACGGTGCTGGTTTACAGCAAATATGGTACTGAGAAAACGCCTGCCAATAAAATAGCGTTAATTAAAGAAGCCGCTAAAGCAGGCAAAGCGTTAACTGAAAAAGATTTAGAAAAAGAGCAAACTAACTATAATTATTACGCCAGTTATTGGGCAAAATTGCCTAAGCCTTTGTTAGGCGTGCATGTGATTAAATTATCTAAAAAAGAATTGCCAGAAGATGAAAAAGCGATTGAAGAAGAGGGTTTAAAAGTGATTGCGGTGATTAAAAATTCCGCCGCAGCAAAAGCCAATTTAAAGCGTGGCGATGTGTTAATCAAACTGGGTGACACCGTGCTTGAAAAACCAGAGCAGTTATCAACCGCGGCGCGCAAATATCAAGGCCAAACCGTTGCAATGGTGTATGAACGTGCTGGTCAACCAAATACCGTAGAAGTTGCAATCAATCAACGTTAA
- a CDS encoding VanZ family protein: MTTYLMLIELPPKKMGWPYWDKVQHILVFLILTGLALSLFFKQRWRWVLGLAMYGALIEWLQATLTITRMATVGDWLADITGIAIAVMVFVLIDKLCIKPAANLISHSA, from the coding sequence ATGACTACCTACTTAATGTTGATTGAGCTCCCACCAAAAAAGATGGGCTGGCCGTATTGGGATAAAGTACAGCATATACTGGTATTTTTGATACTAACTGGATTAGCATTAAGTTTATTTTTTAAGCAGCGTTGGCGCTGGGTATTAGGGCTGGCGATGTACGGCGCATTAATAGAATGGTTGCAAGCGACACTGACTATCACCCGCATGGCCACAGTGGGTGATTGGCTGGCCGATATAACTGGTATCGCTATCGCAGTTATGGTGTTTGTGCTGATTGATAAGCTATGCATAAAACCTGCCGCAAACTTAATCTCGCATTCCGCCTAA
- the mog gene encoding molybdopterin adenylyltransferase, whose translation MIKQFIKIGLISISDRASSGVYADKGIPSLQEWLEKALITPIKFETRLIADEQDEIEETLIDLVDYQTCHLIFTTGGTGPALRDVTPEATLKIAYKIMPGFGEQMRQISLNFVPTAILSRQVAVIRKQCLIINLPGQPKAIAQTLEGLKSETGEVKVHGIFAAVPYCLDLLATEDSPMPYVETNEAIVKAFRPKSAVSNKSAL comes from the coding sequence ATGATAAAACAATTCATTAAAATTGGCTTAATTTCTATTTCCGATCGCGCAAGTAGCGGCGTCTACGCCGATAAAGGCATTCCCAGTTTACAAGAATGGTTAGAAAAAGCCCTCATTACGCCCATTAAATTTGAAACGCGATTAATTGCCGATGAGCAAGATGAAATCGAAGAAACTCTCATTGACTTAGTCGATTATCAAACGTGCCATTTGATTTTCACCACTGGCGGCACAGGCCCTGCTTTGCGTGATGTAACGCCAGAAGCCACATTAAAAATTGCCTACAAAATCATGCCCGGCTTTGGTGAGCAAATGCGCCAAATCAGTCTGAATTTTGTGCCGACAGCTATTCTGTCCAGACAAGTCGCTGTTATTCGCAAACAATGCTTGATTATTAATCTGCCTGGTCAACCCAAAGCAATCGCACAAACGCTTGAGGGTTTAAAAAGTGAAACAGGTGAAGTGAAAGTGCACGGTATTTTTGCGGCTGTGCCGTATTGTCTGGATTTATTGGCAACTGAAGATTCACCGATGCCGTATGTGGAAACCAATGAAGCAATTGTAAAAGCCTTCAGGCCAAAGTCAGCCGTATCAAATAAATCTGCACTATAA
- the pmbA gene encoding metalloprotease PmbA, with product MDLAHLKQITQDVLKIAKQAGASSAETEVSFGTGQNVSVRLGETENIEYNRDKGMSITVYFGQQKGHASSSDLSPNALKDSVEAACNIAKYTAQDEFCGLADADLMATEIPDLDLYHPWNVSVDEAVEIAKACEAAALEVDKERITNSEGAGVSNSEGVFAYANSHGFVGGYASTRHSMSCSVIAGEGDNMQRDYWYTSARDQLDMDSAQSVGKIAGERSIRRLGARTIQTGQYPVLFEAPLASGLISSLIGAISGSSLYRKSSFLLDSLGKQVASPLLNILENPHLNKGVASSPFDSEGVATKSRQLVQNGILQGYVLSSYSARKLGLQTTGNAGGSHNLIVQSTGQSLAELLQLMGTGLLVTEVLGHGLNMVTGDYSRGAAGFWVENGVIAYPVEEITIAGNMKDMLNQIIAIGTDAIKNTSKLTGSILIEQMTVAAG from the coding sequence ATGGACTTAGCGCATTTAAAACAAATCACCCAAGATGTACTCAAGATAGCAAAGCAAGCTGGCGCATCATCCGCAGAAACTGAAGTGAGTTTCGGTACAGGTCAAAATGTATCGGTTCGTTTAGGCGAGACTGAAAACATTGAATACAATCGCGATAAAGGCATGTCGATTACGGTGTATTTTGGTCAACAAAAAGGTCATGCCAGCAGCTCAGACTTAAGTCCAAATGCATTAAAAGACAGCGTAGAAGCGGCGTGTAATATTGCAAAATATACCGCACAAGATGAATTTTGCGGTTTGGCAGATGCAGATTTAATGGCGACTGAAATCCCGGATTTAGATTTATATCATCCATGGAATGTCAGTGTGGATGAAGCGGTTGAAATTGCGAAAGCTTGTGAAGCCGCAGCTTTAGAAGTAGATAAAGAGCGCATCACTAATTCAGAAGGCGCAGGTGTTTCCAATAGTGAAGGTGTGTTTGCTTACGCGAATAGCCACGGATTTGTCGGTGGTTACGCCAGTACAAGACACAGCATGAGTTGCTCGGTTATCGCAGGCGAGGGCGATAATATGCAGCGCGATTATTGGTATACCAGTGCGCGTGATCAATTGGATATGGACTCTGCGCAATCAGTGGGTAAAATAGCTGGCGAACGCAGTATCAGACGTTTAGGTGCGCGTACGATTCAAACAGGGCAATACCCCGTTTTATTTGAAGCACCATTGGCATCAGGCTTGATATCTTCACTCATTGGCGCTATTTCTGGCAGTAGCTTGTATCGAAAGTCTTCTTTTTTATTGGATAGTTTAGGTAAGCAAGTTGCTTCTCCATTGTTAAATATTTTAGAAAATCCGCATCTAAACAAAGGGGTTGCCAGTAGCCCGTTTGACAGTGAAGGTGTTGCCACCAAATCACGCCAATTAGTGCAAAACGGCATCTTGCAAGGTTACGTGTTATCCAGTTATTCAGCGCGAAAATTGGGGTTGCAAACGACAGGTAATGCGGGTGGTAGTCACAATTTGATTGTCCAATCGACTGGGCAGAGTCTTGCTGAATTATTACAGTTAATGGGTACAGGCTTGTTAGTCACTGAAGTGTTAGGCCATGGGTTAAATATGGTGACAGGCGATTATTCGCGGGGAGCGGCAGGCTTTTGGGTCGAAAATGGTGTGATTGCTTATCCCGTAGAAGAAATTACGATTGCGGGTAATATGAAAGATATGCTGAATCAAATTATAGCAATCGGGACAGATGCGATTAAAAATACCTCAAAATTGACTGGTTCTATTTTGATTGAACAAATGACAGTAGCGGCGGGTTAA
- the yjgA gene encoding ribosome biogenesis factor YjgA, with amino-acid sequence MNTVTENEPLEPISKTKLKAEADAQQAIGKKLIDLSKDKLIKLNLPETLFDAVMEAKRLTANGAVRRQLQYLGRLMRDVDSAPIVEQLEAWEGKNTQENARFHTMERWRARLIAETAALAEFLAKFPQSDIQQLRTLIRNAQREAAAEKPPKSSRELFKLIREVSETSESSDTDELNETDESEPPI; translated from the coding sequence GTGAATACCGTGACTGAAAACGAACCATTAGAGCCTATCAGCAAAACCAAATTAAAAGCCGAAGCAGATGCGCAGCAGGCGATTGGTAAAAAGTTAATCGATTTATCCAAAGATAAATTGATTAAACTCAATCTGCCAGAAACCTTGTTTGATGCGGTGATGGAAGCAAAACGCCTTACGGCCAATGGTGCAGTGCGCCGCCAGCTACAATACTTAGGCCGATTAATGCGCGACGTGGACAGCGCACCAATTGTTGAACAATTGGAAGCGTGGGAAGGAAAAAATACGCAAGAAAATGCGCGCTTTCATACCATGGAACGCTGGCGCGCACGTTTGATTGCAGAGACAGCCGCGTTGGCAGAATTCTTAGCCAAGTTTCCACAGTCCGATATTCAACAATTACGCACCCTAATACGCAATGCCCAACGTGAAGCAGCCGCAGAGAAGCCGCCAAAAAGCAGCCGTGAATTATTTAAGTTGATTCGCGAAGTTAGCGAAACATCTGAATCTAGCGACACAGATGAGCTGAATGAAACAGACGAAAGTGAACCGCCGATTTGA
- a CDS encoding TonB-dependent receptor — protein MQTENKLTGFVRKRIVDIIASAHPIKSSMSLGGLIVLTSLTIPYSGQLLAAENAVTEKEYQEKILRLEQELKATKDALNQSKNDPNASTTNPSEPAETATAPSEPKAEQATVVDDTNLLGSVVVTSRNRTEIAQDVPIPINIIGGKQIDRDRIFSIDDLQRVSPGLTATTPNARRSGISIRGVGKSTGNENAESAVGIVVDDIYLSQVGMSFQNFSDLDRVEVLRGPQGTLKGKNTTMGLINYVSRAPSFKESSWLELEAGGNSSSSLNNSGDSPGGFKARGAYTNGIIEDALAWRGSFFVDKQTGDREITTTNGGATHEKNRYGGRLQFLATPTENITAKVNLDAAFANENSNTKAKIIDPLTTDGGSVIRTTTHTSRLARGYFDGGNYRPLIGKNNLDEVELNTVIAQPLKTYNRGAALTLDWNLGPVTLTSITGGRRYLFDAKNDAQETKFNLSRGGTLVNADQFTQEFRLTSEEGGLFDYQTGFFYLDGKTDTLSRNVYYDDAGAFFATNGQYNTLYGAGANPATSSGVNLLKKSLNNVFATNRQISEVDSRAIFGQINWHLVEKVDLTTGLRFTRERRENSITRQSTFFDGSALTPLTAADAPGASVAELSAANAIRTAQTGATFGPIKDSLTENSISWLLSPSYKYNEDVMFYASAAGGEKSSAVAFRTSNGARLTVDPEKTVDFELGVKSLLLNRKLMLNVNLYNTVIKDYQATTSNFVGISAGVPTGYISDFGNIPEITVRGIEIDGAYAVNSNLSFNFAGAYNHATYTDWSEATCPAEITTSVVCDNTGKQIVGAPRLTGIIGADYWFPLYNGFKGHAFFSTVVRSKQNLEQQLSEYGKVSGYSVTDGGFGIVGGKNDKFSVNLVAKNLFDKKYTTSVNNFSNNYPVGWDGLGAFRYVGIVFRANQ, from the coding sequence ATGCAAACAGAAAACAAACTCACAGGATTCGTTAGAAAAAGAATAGTCGATATTATCGCTTCAGCGCATCCAATTAAATCATCCATGAGCTTGGGTGGTTTAATCGTACTAACATCACTTACGATTCCATACTCAGGCCAATTATTAGCGGCAGAGAACGCTGTAACCGAAAAAGAATATCAAGAAAAAATACTTCGGTTAGAGCAAGAGTTAAAGGCTACCAAAGATGCGCTTAACCAGTCTAAAAATGATCCAAATGCAAGCACCACTAATCCGAGTGAGCCTGCAGAAACCGCAACAGCGCCGAGTGAGCCTAAGGCAGAGCAAGCAACCGTTGTTGATGATACCAATTTGCTCGGTAGCGTAGTGGTTACTTCTCGCAATCGTACAGAAATCGCACAAGATGTGCCTATTCCAATCAATATTATTGGCGGCAAGCAAATTGATCGCGACCGTATTTTTAGCATTGACGATTTGCAACGTGTATCGCCAGGTCTAACTGCTACTACACCAAATGCACGCCGCTCCGGCATTTCGATTCGTGGCGTGGGGAAATCGACAGGTAATGAAAACGCGGAATCTGCAGTGGGTATTGTGGTAGATGATATCTACTTAAGCCAAGTTGGTATGTCGTTTCAAAACTTTAGTGATTTAGATCGTGTAGAAGTACTGCGTGGCCCGCAAGGAACATTGAAGGGCAAAAACACCACAATGGGCTTAATCAATTATGTCAGCCGTGCGCCAAGCTTCAAAGAAAGCAGTTGGTTAGAGTTGGAAGCGGGCGGCAATTCAAGCTCAAGTTTGAATAATTCGGGTGATTCCCCAGGCGGCTTTAAAGCGCGTGGCGCATACACTAACGGTATCATTGAAGATGCATTGGCGTGGCGTGGTTCGTTCTTTGTAGACAAACAAACGGGCGACCGTGAAATTACAACCACCAATGGTGGTGCGACACATGAGAAAAATCGTTACGGCGGTCGTCTACAGTTCTTGGCTACCCCAACTGAAAATATTACGGCTAAAGTGAATTTAGATGCGGCATTTGCTAATGAAAATAGCAATACAAAAGCCAAGATTATTGATCCCCTGACAACAGACGGTGGCAGTGTAATACGAACAACTACGCATACTAGCCGTTTAGCTCGCGGATATTTTGATGGCGGAAATTATCGTCCCTTAATTGGCAAGAATAATCTGGACGAAGTTGAGTTAAACACAGTGATTGCGCAACCTTTAAAAACTTATAATCGCGGCGCAGCACTTACTTTAGATTGGAATTTAGGCCCAGTTACATTGACTTCAATTACAGGTGGTCGTCGTTATCTGTTTGATGCGAAAAACGACGCGCAAGAAACTAAATTTAATCTTTCGCGTGGTGGAACTTTAGTCAATGCAGATCAATTTACTCAAGAGTTTCGTTTAACTTCTGAAGAAGGTGGCTTGTTTGATTATCAAACGGGTTTCTTTTACTTAGATGGGAAAACCGATACGCTAAGTAGAAATGTTTATTACGACGATGCAGGTGCGTTCTTTGCGACAAATGGACAATACAATACTCTATACGGCGCAGGTGCTAATCCAGCCACATCCTCTGGCGTTAATCTATTGAAAAAATCACTTAACAATGTATTTGCCACCAATAGACAAATATCAGAAGTAGATAGCCGTGCAATATTTGGGCAAATCAATTGGCATTTAGTAGAAAAAGTAGACCTAACTACTGGTCTACGATTTACACGTGAAAGACGTGAAAATTCGATAACTCGTCAAAGCACCTTTTTTGACGGCTCTGCACTTACTCCTCTTACAGCAGCGGATGCTCCAGGAGCTTCTGTAGCTGAACTTTCTGCAGCAAATGCAATTCGAACAGCACAAACCGGAGCTACATTTGGGCCTATTAAAGACTCACTCACAGAAAATTCAATTTCTTGGTTGTTAAGTCCAAGTTATAAATATAATGAGGATGTGATGTTTTATGCCTCAGCGGCGGGCGGTGAAAAATCCAGCGCAGTCGCATTTAGGACTAGTAATGGCGCGCGGCTAACCGTGGATCCAGAGAAAACTGTGGATTTCGAACTGGGTGTAAAAAGCTTGTTGCTCAACCGTAAATTAATGTTGAACGTAAACTTATACAATACTGTAATCAAAGACTACCAAGCGACGACCAGTAATTTTGTAGGCATATCAGCAGGTGTTCCAACAGGATATATATCTGACTTTGGTAATATTCCTGAAATCACTGTGCGTGGTATTGAAATTGATGGTGCTTACGCTGTCAATAGTAATCTGTCATTCAATTTTGCAGGGGCATACAATCATGCAACTTATACCGATTGGAGTGAAGCGACTTGCCCTGCAGAAATAACGACAAGTGTGGTTTGCGATAACACAGGCAAGCAAATTGTTGGTGCTCCGCGCTTAACTGGTATTATTGGTGCGGATTATTGGTTCCCACTCTATAATGGCTTTAAAGGGCATGCATTCTTTAGTACTGTGGTGCGCTCAAAACAAAACTTAGAGCAACAATTATCTGAGTACGGCAAAGTGAGTGGTTATTCTGTAACTGACGGTGGCTTTGGTATCGTTGGTGGCAAAAACGATAAGTTTTCAGTGAATTTAGTCGCTAAAAACTTATTTGATAAAAAGTACACCACCAGTGTGAATAACTTTAGTAATAATTACCCAGTTGGTTGGGATGGTTTAGGAGCATTTAGATACGTAGGCATCGTGTTCCGTGCAAATCAATAA
- a CDS encoding site-specific recombinase — MAIFLYISDSMTHYSNIQGILQAHLVKIRLEGKSDSIQLLADIVGAIRPSGLNKAEDATNSLQTLCKVLNSNKAYADYLHAAVLNLIQAHRPISIFADSGIQPSSGFFSELNRRVSHLILPEAIDKRYLKDIFALIFTETSDEKWVLAIPDEIWLQLMDALHFDIADADVVNAIYDELLEASQILSYRLSASGLEPELVKNHENLEKHTSPFIIQNAEITAVVSADSANQTDVSHVLIMLQQCREVITKIRKNSSQTGTSIRLTFLLQRMTQQLDRLQAIFGMIVGIKNKTSVKFDALSLFKTLVYAECHKNDVRQHFRQNIELIALRVTENASRTGEHYITTTRTDYFKLMRSAMGAGLIISIMAVLKILIAKQHFAPLTEAILFSLNYGLGFVWIHTLHFTVATKQPAMTAAAIASSIGSSDGKTKNLDKLVKIISQTMSSQTIAILGNVMVLLPLSILISWVIFYLTGNHFVNVEKAHQLLRDNDPSQSGAVLYAGVAGVCLFLSGLIAGYHDNLSIYNKIPQRLAALRWLQKLLGKPRLNRLANYIENNLGALAGNFYFGCLLGGMSGLGVLLGLPIDIRHVTFASAFIGFSAFTLDFNLTTHMFLMAGLGIFLIATMNLAVSFGLALYVAMKSRKVSFAQWRLLFVKVLSRLNQHPEEFLLPPKKDADKAIEE; from the coding sequence GTGGCAATTTTTTTGTATATTTCAGATAGCATGACTCATTACAGCAACATTCAAGGCATTTTGCAGGCGCATTTAGTCAAAATTCGTCTAGAAGGAAAATCAGATTCCATCCAATTGTTGGCCGATATCGTTGGCGCGATACGTCCAAGCGGATTAAATAAAGCGGAAGATGCGACAAATTCGCTACAAACGCTGTGTAAAGTTTTAAATAGTAATAAAGCCTATGCCGACTATTTGCATGCGGCGGTTTTAAATCTTATCCAAGCACATCGGCCTATTTCTATTTTTGCAGATTCTGGTATTCAGCCAAGTAGTGGTTTTTTCTCAGAACTCAATCGTCGTGTTAGCCACCTAATTCTGCCAGAAGCGATTGATAAACGTTACTTAAAAGACATCTTTGCGCTGATTTTTACTGAAACCAGCGATGAAAAATGGGTGTTAGCGATACCGGATGAAATTTGGCTGCAGTTAATGGATGCGCTGCATTTTGACATTGCGGATGCTGACGTTGTGAATGCGATCTATGATGAGTTATTAGAGGCATCACAGATACTTTCTTACCGATTATCGGCTTCTGGTTTAGAGCCGGAGTTGGTTAAAAACCACGAAAATTTAGAAAAACATACTTCACCTTTTATTATTCAAAATGCTGAAATTACGGCTGTTGTCAGCGCCGATAGTGCCAATCAGACCGATGTCAGCCATGTGTTGATCATGCTGCAGCAATGTAGAGAGGTGATTACGAAAATTCGTAAAAACAGCTCGCAAACGGGTACGAGTATTCGCCTAACCTTTTTATTGCAAAGAATGACGCAGCAACTGGACAGGTTGCAAGCGATTTTCGGCATGATCGTGGGCATTAAGAATAAAACCAGCGTAAAGTTCGACGCGCTCAGTTTATTTAAAACGCTGGTTTATGCAGAATGCCACAAGAATGACGTGCGGCAACATTTTCGCCAAAATATTGAGTTAATTGCATTAAGGGTGACTGAAAATGCCAGCAGAACTGGCGAGCACTACATCACCACGACACGCACTGATTATTTCAAATTGATGCGCTCCGCGATGGGTGCGGGATTGATTATTTCGATTATGGCGGTACTCAAAATCCTCATCGCCAAACAGCATTTTGCACCACTGACAGAGGCAATTTTGTTCAGCCTTAATTATGGTTTGGGTTTTGTGTGGATTCATACGCTGCATTTTACGGTGGCGACTAAACAACCAGCCATGACCGCCGCGGCGATTGCTAGCAGTATTGGTAGCAGTGACGGCAAGACTAAAAACTTAGATAAATTGGTTAAGATTATTTCGCAAACCATGAGCAGCCAGACAATCGCTATTTTGGGCAATGTGATGGTGTTGTTGCCGTTAAGTATCTTGATTTCATGGGTAATTTTTTATTTAACTGGCAATCATTTTGTCAACGTCGAAAAAGCGCATCAACTATTAAGAGATAATGATCCCAGCCAAAGTGGCGCGGTTTTATATGCGGGCGTGGCAGGCGTTTGTTTGTTTTTATCGGGCCTAATTGCGGGTTATCACGATAACTTATCTATCTATAACAAAATACCACAACGCTTGGCTGCGCTTAGATGGCTGCAAAAATTATTGGGAAAACCTAGGTTAAATCGTTTGGCTAACTATATTGAAAATAATTTAGGTGCGCTGGCGGGTAATTTTTATTTCGGCTGTCTGCTTGGCGGAATGTCAGGTTTGGGTGTGTTGCTAGGGCTGCCAATCGATATTCGACACGTGACTTTTGCTTCTGCGTTTATTGGTTTTTCAGCATTTACTTTGGATTTTAATCTGACCACACATATGTTTTTAATGGCGGGGTTAGGTATTTTTCTGATTGCCACCATGAATCTGGCGGTGAGCTTTGGTTTAGCGTTATATGTTGCGATGAAGTCGCGAAAAGTTAGTTTTGCACAATGGCGATTACTATTTGTGAAAGTATTGTCACGGTTAAATCAACATCCGGAAGAGTTTCTGCTGCCGCCTAAAAAAGATGCGGATAAAGCGATTGAAGAGTGA
- a CDS encoding putative Na+/H+ antiporter, with product MTAHAINILAAVIFVCALLHTFSTKYFEALANRHSNHAGLFHLLGEIEVVFGFWAFILIGLLAAFAGSNYAIDYVESRHYTEPLFVFVIMVVAASRPLLEVVRTLVKSIANLIPINNLLAQVWLSFAAVPLLGSFITEPAAMTLAALILAPQVFKQGIPEWLKYAALGVLFVNISIGGTLTAYAAPPVLMVASAWQWDSAYMASTFGWRAAIAVLINATAISYLLRKHLGDTPTSTKTIKENKIPVAVSFIHVLFLIAVVIFAHHPVLFFGLFLLFLGFTQAYERYQSPLLLKEGLLVGFFLAGLVVLGGLQQWWLQPIISTLAPIQLFFGATALTAITDNAALTYLGSLISGMTDQSKYMLMAGAVAGGGLTVIANAPNPAGVALLKKGFNDESIGAGQLLVGALAPTAVAIVMFLI from the coding sequence TTGACAGCGCATGCGATCAATATATTGGCAGCAGTTATTTTTGTATGCGCGCTTTTACATACTTTTTCGACTAAATACTTTGAAGCGCTAGCAAATCGCCATTCAAACCATGCAGGATTATTTCATCTACTAGGCGAAATAGAAGTGGTTTTCGGATTTTGGGCGTTTATCTTAATCGGTTTATTGGCAGCATTTGCAGGCAGCAATTACGCTATTGATTATGTTGAATCGCGCCATTACACCGAGCCACTATTTGTGTTTGTCATCATGGTGGTCGCTGCCTCAAGACCTTTGCTTGAAGTAGTGCGTACGCTGGTAAAATCTATTGCTAACTTAATTCCCATCAATAATTTACTCGCCCAAGTATGGTTAAGTTTTGCGGCTGTACCTTTGCTGGGTTCATTTATTACTGAGCCTGCAGCAATGACACTCGCCGCACTGATACTCGCGCCACAAGTATTTAAACAAGGTATACCCGAATGGCTGAAATACGCAGCGCTTGGTGTGTTATTCGTCAACATTTCGATTGGCGGCACATTAACGGCCTACGCGGCTCCGCCCGTTTTAATGGTTGCCAGCGCATGGCAATGGGACTCCGCTTACATGGCAAGCACATTCGGCTGGCGTGCGGCAATTGCTGTGTTGATCAACGCCACTGCCATCAGTTATTTATTACGCAAACATTTAGGTGATACACCCACTTCAACTAAAACAATCAAAGAAAACAAAATCCCTGTTGCAGTCAGCTTCATTCATGTGCTGTTTTTAATCGCCGTGGTTATTTTTGCGCATCATCCGGTATTATTTTTCGGTTTATTCTTATTGTTTTTAGGTTTTACGCAGGCCTACGAGCGCTATCAATCACCATTATTGTTAAAAGAAGGTTTGTTAGTTGGTTTCTTTTTAGCGGGGTTAGTCGTGTTGGGCGGCCTGCAGCAATGGTGGCTGCAACCGATTATTTCTACTTTGGCACCTATTCAATTATTCTTTGGTGCAACTGCATTGACAGCAATCACCGATAACGCCGCACTCACCTATTTGGGCTCGCTGATTAGCGGCATGACTGACCAATCCAAATACATGTTGATGGCAGGTGCTGTAGCAGGCGGCGGGCTGACTGTGATTGCAAATGCGCCTAATCCGGCAGGCGTGGCATTGTTAAAAAAAGGCTTTAATGATGAGTCAATCGGCGCAGGTCAATTACTTGTCGGGGCATTGGCACCAACGGCTGTCGCTATTGTGATGTTTTTAATCTAA